Proteins co-encoded in one Bacillus paramycoides genomic window:
- a CDS encoding peptidoglycan D,D-transpeptidase FtsI family protein has product MKKRDKTTGRAIPTRLNILFFCVFLLFSAMIIQLGKVQIIDGETYKNEVEKKENATVSLSVPRGKIFDREGNPVVDNKSLRTITYTKMKGVKSEEILKTARQLADIIEMPQEDIDKLTETDKKDFWMQLNPKLTEKLVSKKEINQFRDKDITGKNLDKKIEELKRKRVTDKNLQELTDKDIKVLAIKSKMTSGYQMAPQIIKKDVSEKEFTIISEGLANLPGVDVSVDWERVYVNDGLFRSVLGNVSNADEGLPSERLDYYLVRDYSRNDRVGKSYIEQQYEDVLHGTKKEVRSVVDKQGNTMRTETVSEGKSGKNLTLTIDMELQKKVEESIEKILKAYKGSESMLDRAFVVMMNPKNGQVLSMAGKRLVEKDGKTEVEDYALGTMTSSYELGSTVKGATVLTGFETKAITPGTYFYDAPMKFKGTKEKKSWKEFGNIDDLRALQVSSNVYMFHTALKIAGVDYVKNSSLNIKQEYFDKMRYYFRQFGLGVPTGIDLPNETAGQIGKKDNQPGFLLDYSIGQYDTYTPLQLVQYISTIANGGYRMKPQIVQEVREQTSQKDEIGKVVHSVEPIVLNKIDMKDEYINQVKEGFRRVFQEGDGTGVRAFQKATYKPAGKTGTAQTVYGGESDIGRNEKGERRECYNLTLAGYAPFNNPEVAFSVVVPWVINDKSGINSDIGKEVLDAYFELKNKRMTGETIKIDSSQEG; this is encoded by the coding sequence GTGAAAAAACGAGACAAAACAACAGGTAGAGCAATACCGACTCGATTAAATATTTTATTCTTTTGTGTATTTTTATTATTTTCTGCCATGATTATACAATTAGGTAAAGTACAAATTATAGATGGAGAAACATATAAAAATGAAGTAGAGAAGAAAGAAAATGCGACCGTAAGCCTTTCTGTCCCGCGCGGAAAAATATTTGATCGAGAAGGCAATCCAGTAGTTGATAATAAATCTTTACGTACAATTACATATACAAAGATGAAAGGGGTAAAATCTGAAGAAATATTAAAAACGGCAAGACAACTTGCAGACATAATTGAAATGCCGCAAGAAGATATAGATAAGCTAACTGAGACGGATAAGAAAGATTTTTGGATGCAATTAAATCCGAAACTTACCGAAAAGTTAGTATCTAAAAAAGAAATAAATCAGTTCAGAGATAAAGATATTACTGGGAAAAATTTAGATAAAAAAATAGAAGAGTTAAAAAGGAAGCGTGTAACAGATAAAAATCTTCAGGAATTAACAGATAAAGATATAAAAGTGTTAGCTATTAAAAGTAAGATGACTTCTGGTTATCAAATGGCTCCTCAAATTATTAAAAAAGATGTTAGTGAAAAGGAATTTACTATAATTAGTGAAGGCTTAGCAAATCTCCCAGGTGTAGACGTATCGGTTGATTGGGAGAGAGTGTATGTAAATGATGGATTATTTAGATCCGTTCTTGGAAATGTTTCTAATGCCGATGAAGGATTACCAAGTGAACGATTAGATTACTACTTGGTACGTGATTATAGCCGAAATGATAGGGTTGGAAAAAGTTATATCGAGCAGCAATATGAAGATGTACTTCATGGGACAAAAAAAGAAGTAAGAAGCGTTGTTGATAAACAAGGTAATACAATGAGAACAGAAACCGTTTCTGAGGGAAAGAGCGGTAAGAATTTAACTTTAACAATAGATATGGAATTACAGAAAAAAGTAGAAGAAAGTATTGAAAAAATATTAAAGGCATATAAAGGGTCAGAATCCATGTTGGACCGTGCTTTCGTTGTGATGATGAATCCGAAAAACGGACAAGTATTATCCATGGCTGGGAAAAGACTTGTAGAAAAAGACGGAAAAACAGAAGTTGAAGACTATGCATTAGGCACAATGACTAGTTCATATGAGCTTGGATCAACAGTGAAAGGTGCGACAGTTTTAACTGGATTTGAAACGAAAGCTATAACTCCAGGTACATATTTTTATGATGCACCAATGAAGTTTAAAGGAACTAAGGAAAAAAAGTCTTGGAAAGAGTTTGGGAATATTGATGATTTAAGAGCGTTACAAGTCTCTTCAAACGTTTATATGTTCCATACAGCATTAAAAATTGCAGGTGTAGATTATGTGAAAAATAGTTCATTAAACATTAAACAGGAGTACTTTGATAAAATGAGGTATTATTTCAGGCAATTTGGATTAGGTGTTCCAACGGGTATCGATTTACCGAATGAAACAGCTGGACAAATTGGTAAAAAAGATAATCAACCTGGTTTTTTATTAGACTACTCAATTGGCCAGTATGACACGTATACACCACTTCAGCTTGTACAATATATTTCAACAATTGCAAACGGTGGATATCGAATGAAGCCACAAATTGTTCAAGAGGTAAGAGAGCAAACGTCGCAAAAAGATGAGATTGGTAAAGTGGTGCATTCAGTAGAACCAATCGTTTTAAATAAAATAGATATGAAAGACGAATATATAAACCAAGTAAAAGAAGGATTTAGAAGGGTATTCCAAGAAGGGGATGGAACAGGAGTAAGGGCGTTCCAAAAAGCAACTTATAAACCAGCAGGTAAAACAGGGACAGCACAGACAGTTTATGGTGGAGAAAGTGATATTGGAAGAAATGAAAAAGGTGAGCGGAGAGAATGTTATAATTTAACGTTAGCAGGATATGCGCCATTTAATAATCCTGAAGTAGCATTCTCTGTGGTTGTGCCGTGGGTTATTAATGATAAATCTGGTATTAACTCTGATATTGGAAAAGAAGTTTTAGATGCTTATTTTGAATTAAAAAATAAGCGAATGACTGGAGAAACTATAAAAATAGATAGCTCTCAAGAAGGTTAA